Within the Raphanus sativus cultivar WK10039 unplaced genomic scaffold, ASM80110v3 Scaffold1591, whole genome shotgun sequence genome, the region taaacACAGAAAAAGGGGTTTCAGACAAAACCCACCCACAATATGTATAATTGATGATAAAACCTCTTTAAGAGGATTGAATAAGCATAAATATCAACTGACTCATGAGGAAACGGACAAAGACAAAGCAATGGTAATGACAATAACTGAAGGAGAAAGAAGGTAAAGATTCTCTTTGATAAGGAACAAAAAAGCAAAGATTGAGGAAATGTGAAAAGGCAGATACGTTTCTGATTTCAGAGGGGACAGAGAAAGAATGCTACCAAATTATAAAAAGGGCctttaaattgattttatttttatttccctgagaataaggaagaagaaagataagGTTGTGGACTTGTATTAGTGTTGTTAATATTCTCACTTTATTATCTGGGAAGTTTGTTAATTACGGTTTGACCAAGAACCAACCAAACTGTCACTGTACACACTGGACTAATTAAGAGGTTAGCTTATTGATTGCCTCCAAAAAGGAAAAGGCTTTGTGAATAATTGTCTTTTCAGGTGTAAACTTATTCCAAATTGTTCATTTCTATCAATATagtataagaaaataaaaaaagtccACGAGTTCTTAGTGTTTTCATTGGGCCGTTAATATGGTTGGTGCCCATTGGAGATGATGAAAGGTTATTTTTCTTCGGTGTTGCTTTTGTGAGGAATTAGTCCATGCAATCGTTAATGTATTATGTATCTATAGTTACAGTATTTCTGAACCTAAATGTGTTTTCCCTTCATGGCATTTCATCTCAGAAGTCAACTTGGGAGTTTATAACTTGAGCTTTGTTTGCAAAAGCACAATCAAAACACCACATGGTTTCTTAAAGATACTACAGTAGTCACACGTACAAAAACATCGAGTAAACCAATGAAAATCAAAGACAATCCAGTAAAGAACATGACATGAAACAGAATCTCATCTGCAGTACCTTTGGCGACTCATGAGATGATCCATCAGGAATCATAATGCAGTCAAACCCATCATCTTCAACCAAAAGCCAGAATCTCCATCTGCAGTACCTAAGATGCAAACCCTGTTCGCTTGGCTGGACAAAAGAGAATGAGAGGAACCAAAAGCCAGAATCTTTTGAAAACTGTTTTATCATTGACAGTGAGTTGTCTGAAACTCACTTGCAGACACAAAGAAAGGTTCAAAGTGGAAACACAATGTACCATAAAGCTGATAAAATGGTCTAAAGATATAGCAACTACGCAAGTTTGCAAATGTCTTCATACTCAATGGACTTGATGATTCTTCCTTCATAGACACCCTTCTCAATCTGCACTTTAGCACAAAACTTCTCCGTATCCACACCCAACAACCTAACATTTGAACCTCGATAAGCCCCATTCACAATCTTCACCAACCCTCCAATCTGTGGAATCACAGTCTCGAGCTCCTCCTGATCAACTCGCAGCACATGCTTAGAATCAATCATCTCAATCTCCCCCACATAGTTATCAACCACTTTCCTCACAACACCCTTCTGCTTATAATACCCTTTATCCGCCAGAGCTTTACTCATCACCTTCACAACAATCCCTTGGAACAGCCAGTAAGGTTTACGATTCAtcctctccttcttcctctcttcctccttCATCAACTCATCCAAAGCCGACCTCCTCTCCTTCTCCAAGTCTCCACCttttctcctcctcttcttctcctcctcctcctcctctctctcatTCTCTTCCTCCTCAAACAAACGCTTCGAGCTCGAGCTGGAGCTCTCAACAACCTGCTTAACACCAAGTGAAAACCCAACCTTAACACCACTCTTCAACCCCAAGTcttcacctttcttcttctcctcctcctcaccATCATCTTTACCACTACTACCTTCACCACCTTCCTTAG harbors:
- the LOC108835536 gene encoding KIN17-like protein (The sequence of the model RefSeq protein was modified relative to this genomic sequence to represent the inferred CDS: added 27 bases not found in genome assembly); amino-acid sequence: MGKNDFLTPKAIANRMKAKGLQKLRWYCQMCQKQCRDENGFKCHCMSESHQRQMQVFGHNPNRVLQGYSEEFEKTFLDLMRRSHRFSRIAATVVYNEYINDRHHVHMNSTQWATLTEFIKYLGKTGKCKVDETPKGWFITYIDRDSETVFKERLKNKRVKSDLAEEEKKEREILKQIERAKEGGEGSSGKDDGEEEEKKKGEDLGLKSGVKVGFSLGVKQVVESSSSSSKRLFEEEENEREEEEEEKKRRRKGGDLEKERRSALDELMKEEERKKERMNRKPYWLFQGIVVKVMSKALADKGYYKQKGVVRKVVDNYVGEIEMIDSKHVLRVDQEELETVIPQIGGLVKIVNGAYRGSNVRLLGVDTEKFCAKVQIEKGVYEGRIIKSIEYEDICKLA